CGACGACGGACAGGGCGGTGCCGACCCGTCCGGATCCGGGCTCGACGGTCTGCGCCGCCGCGTCGAGGCACTCGACGGCCGGCTCACCATCACCAGTCCACCCGGCGGTCCCACCGTCCTGTCCGCGGAGCTACCCCACTGATGCGCATCGTGATCGCCGAGGACCTGCTGCTGCTCCGGGACGGCATGGTACGGCTGCTGACCGACACCGGCCACACCGTCGTCGCCGCCGTCGACACCGCACCCGCCCTGCTGGCGGCCGTCACCGAGCACCGACCCGACCTGTCGATCGTCGACGTTCGACTGCCACCCGGCTTTCGCGACGAAGGGCTCCGCGCCGCTCTGACGCTGCGTGCCACGGACCCGGACACCAAGGTGCTCATCGTCTCCCAGTACGTCGAACGGGCCTACGCCGTGGAACTGCTCGCCGACGGCCGGGGCGGTGTCGGGTACCTTCTCAAGGACCGCGTAACCGCTCTCGACGACTTCCTCGACGCGGTGGAGCGGGTCGCCCACGGTGGCACCGCCCTGGACCCGGAGGTGGTCCGCCAGCTGTTCACCCGCAACAGCCGCAACCACGGAGTCGACGGGCTCACCGCACGGGAACGAGAGGTGCTCGGCCTCATGGCCCAGGGCCTGTCCAACGCGGCCATCTGCGCCGCGCTCGTCCTGGCGCCGGTGTCGGTGGAGAAGCACATCACCAACATCTTCGCCAAGCTCGACCTGCCGCCGGCCGAGGACGCCAACCGGCGTGTTCGTGCGGTCCTCGCCTACCTCAACCACTAGCCAGCCGTACGCGGCTCGGCCCGGCCGGCCGCCTTGTCGGTCGCGTGTCGGTGCCGTGTCGGGGCGGTGTCAGGTGCCCCGCGCACGATCTACGGCATGACATCTGACCTGGTGATCGAGGCCGAGGGCCTCGTGAAGAACTTCGGGAAGACGAGGGCGCTCCAAGGCGTGGACCTCGCCGTGCCCCGAGGGACGGTGCTCGGGGTGCTCGGCCCCAACGGCGCCGGCAAGACCACCGCCGTACGCATCCTCTCCACGCTCCTGACCCCGGACGGCGGCACCGCCCGGATCGGCGGCTTCGATGTCGTACCCGACGCCGAGCGGGTCCGGCAGAGCATCGGGCTCACCGGCCAGTACGCCTCGGTCGACGAGGACCTGACCGGGCGGCAGAACCTGGAGCTGTTCGGCACCCTGCTGGAGCTGGGGCGCACCGGATCGCGGCGGCGGGCCGCCGAGCTGCTCGAATGGTTCGACCTGACCGCCGCCGCCGACCGGCAGGCCAAGACCTACTCCGGCGGTATGCGGCGACGGCTGGACCTGGCCGCCAGTCTCGTCGGCTCGCCGGACGTGATCTTCCTGGACGAGCCGACGACCGGGCTCGACCCGGCCAAGCGCGAGGACATGTGGGACGTGGTCCGGTCGCTGGTCACGAACGGCTCGACCGTCCTGCTCACCACGCAGTACCTGGAGGAGGCCGACGCGCTGGCCGACTCGATCACGGTGATCGACCACGGCCGGGTGATCGCGCACGACACGCCCGAAGGGCTCAAGCGGGTGGTCGGGGGGCAGACACTCGAGGTCCGGCCGTCCGACCCCGCGCACCTGTCCCGGATCGCGGCGATCCTGTCCGAAGTCGGCTCCGGGGCGCAGGCCGACGAGATCCGCAAGGGTGTGCTCGCGGTGCCGGTCGCCGACGACGGGGCCCTGACCGAGAGTGTCGCCCGGTTCGCCGCCGCCGGCATCGCGGTCACCGAACTCTCCCTGCACCTGCCGAGCCTCGACGAGGTGTTCTTCACCCTCACCGGGCGGACCGCATCCGAGGACGACACCACCAGCCTCAAGGAGGTCGCCGCATGAGCACCCTCGTCCGCACAGACCCCACGACGAGCCCTGTGCTCTCGACGGCCGCCCCGAACCCACGGCCGTTCCGGCTGGTCCGGCACTCACTGGCGCTCGCCAAGCGCAGCCTCATCAAGACCTGGCGTACGCCCGAGGCGCTCATCGACGTCACGCTGCAACCGGTGCTGTTCCTGATCATCTTCGTGTACATCTTCGGCGGCGCGGTCGCCGGCTCCACCCACGACTACCTGCAGTTCCTGCTGCCCGGCATCCTGGCGCAGACCATCGCCACCGGCGCCATAGCGATCGGCGTCAACCTCAACACCGACATCGCCAAGGGCATCTTCGACCGGTTCCGGTCGCTGCCGATCCCGCGCTCCGCGCCACTGCTCGGCGCGGTCCTGGGCGACGTCGTCCGGTACGTGATCGTCACGATCTCGACCCTCGCGATCGGCTACCTGCTCGGTTTCCGGATCGACTCCGACCCGCTGCGTGCGATCGCCGGCTGCCTGCTCGCGGTGCTGTTCGCGCTCTGCCTGAGCTGGCTGCCGGTCTTCGTGGGCATGAAGGTGCGTACCCCGGGAGCGGTGCAGGGCCTGATGTTCGCGTTGATCATGCCGCTGAGCTTCGCGTCGAACGTGTTCGTCAGCGCCGACACCCTGCCCGGTTGGATGCAGGCCTTCGTGGACGTCAACCCGATGACCCACCTGGTGGCAGCGGTGCGCGGACTGTTCCTCGGCACGCCGGTCGGCTCGCACGTGTGGTGGACGCTCGCCTGGTGCGCCGGCTTCGTGGCGGTGTTCATGCCGCTGGCGCTGCGCGCGTATCGCAAGAAGATCTGACCTAGGCGAGCAGGTCGTCCATCAGCTCGCGGATCCGGGCGACGGCGGCGGCGACCGGCCGCTCGCGCCACGCGGCCAGCAACGGCTCACGCTGCTCCTCGTCTCCGAGGGCGGCGATGAGCCGTTCGCCGTGCCCGGGCGGGAAGAACGTCTCGACGTGGGTGCCGATCCGCGTACCGAGCGCGGACAGTTCGCGGGCGGCACCGACATCGCCCCGGTACGCGGCGAGTTCGGCGCCGCCCAGCGCCCACGCCCCGATCACCGGCAGGTCCCGCGAGGACAGCGCGTCGGCGGCGGCGAGCGCGAGCAAGGTGGCGGCCTGGGAGACGGCGTCATCCGCCGACGACCGCCGTACCTCGGCCACCCGCACGTACAGGACCGCCACCGCGACCCGGAGCATGGCACGCGGCTGCGGCGGCGGCCCGGCCCACTCGGCGAGAGTGCGGGTCACCCCGTCGGCGTGGGCGAGTGCCTCGTCGTACCGGGCGCGCTGCCAGGCGAGGTGCGCCAGGCCGAGACGCGCCTGCGCGATGTCCATCTGCTCGGCCTGGCCCGATGTCGCCGTCTCGCCCACCCGCCGCTCCGCCTCCGGATCGCCGGCCAGGGCGAGCTGCACGTCCAGCCGCACCCGGATCGACCGCGCGTCCTGCGTGGCGCCGACCAGTTCCATGTGCCAAACGCTGCGCGTCAGCCACTCGGCCGACCGGGCCTCCCCGCCTGGCATCAGGAACTGCCCGACGGCTCCCGCCGCCATCGCCATGCCCCAGTGGTCACCGACAACCTCGAATCGGCGGTACGCCTGCTCGGCGTCGACGATCGACGCCTGCGGCATGCCGCCGTTCTCCCGTACCGCCGCGCGGGCGAACAGGCCGAGCGCCTGCACGTACGGGTCCGGGTGCGCGATCATCTCGGCCGCGCTCTTCA
The nucleotide sequence above comes from Micromonospora sp. NBC_00389. Encoded proteins:
- a CDS encoding response regulator transcription factor, whose amino-acid sequence is MRIVIAEDLLLLRDGMVRLLTDTGHTVVAAVDTAPALLAAVTEHRPDLSIVDVRLPPGFRDEGLRAALTLRATDPDTKVLIVSQYVERAYAVELLADGRGGVGYLLKDRVTALDDFLDAVERVAHGGTALDPEVVRQLFTRNSRNHGVDGLTAREREVLGLMAQGLSNAAICAALVLAPVSVEKHITNIFAKLDLPPAEDANRRVRAVLAYLNH
- a CDS encoding ATP-binding cassette domain-containing protein, with product MTSDLVIEAEGLVKNFGKTRALQGVDLAVPRGTVLGVLGPNGAGKTTAVRILSTLLTPDGGTARIGGFDVVPDAERVRQSIGLTGQYASVDEDLTGRQNLELFGTLLELGRTGSRRRAAELLEWFDLTAAADRQAKTYSGGMRRRLDLAASLVGSPDVIFLDEPTTGLDPAKREDMWDVVRSLVTNGSTVLLTTQYLEEADALADSITVIDHGRVIAHDTPEGLKRVVGGQTLEVRPSDPAHLSRIAAILSEVGSGAQADEIRKGVLAVPVADDGALTESVARFAAAGIAVTELSLHLPSLDEVFFTLTGRTASEDDTTSLKEVAA
- a CDS encoding ABC transporter permease is translated as MSTLVRTDPTTSPVLSTAAPNPRPFRLVRHSLALAKRSLIKTWRTPEALIDVTLQPVLFLIIFVYIFGGAVAGSTHDYLQFLLPGILAQTIATGAIAIGVNLNTDIAKGIFDRFRSLPIPRSAPLLGAVLGDVVRYVIVTISTLAIGYLLGFRIDSDPLRAIAGCLLAVLFALCLSWLPVFVGMKVRTPGAVQGLMFALIMPLSFASNVFVSADTLPGWMQAFVDVNPMTHLVAAVRGLFLGTPVGSHVWWTLAWCAGFVAVFMPLALRAYRKKI